One stretch of Penaeus vannamei isolate JL-2024 chromosome 7, ASM4276789v1, whole genome shotgun sequence DNA includes these proteins:
- the LOC138859069 gene encoding general transcription factor 3C polypeptide 6 encodes MVESDSEYEEEETLVLVELHGVIDSEIFAQDSFDKFKILAIESESPILQVENFVFTGEYDHTMGTAVIFEEEEKKVKKCDPVFCKKPTRMLKYVCKTNKKLNMKRVFVSEKSEGNAVKLKKERMEEGEREEAMDFSAEEASGGLEPGSEQLDGDREYSGGFISKE; translated from the coding sequence ATGGTTGAGTCAGATAGTGAGTATGAGGAAGAAGAGACTCTGGTCTTGGTAGAACTTCATGGAGTCATTGATTCCGAGATTTTTGCACAAGATTCCTTTGACAAATTCAAGATTCTCGCAATCGAGTCGGAAAGTCCCATCCTGCAAGTTGAGAACTTCGTCTTCACTGGGGAGTATGACCACACAATGGGGACAGCTGTCATctttgaggaggaggaaaagaaagtgaaaaagtgtGATCCAGTGTTCTGCAAGAAGCCCACCCGGATGCTCAAGTATGTATGCAAAACCAACAAGAAACTCAATATGAAACGGGTCTTTGTCTCGGAGAAATCAGAGGGGAATGCAGTGAAgttgaaaaaggagagaatggaagagggagagagggaggaagcaatGGATTTCTCAGCAGAAGAGGCATCGGGAGGGCTGGAGCCAGGGAGCGAGCAGCTAGATGGAGACAGGGAATACTCAGGTGGATTTATATCAAAGGAATAA
- the LOC113801040 gene encoding uncharacterized protein isoform X2: MSREELGEDLETIKRQQAETRLRLSLANRHISTLYSQVQDLEVQFKTAIKHKKHSARYNLRQKLAVIMGLKIVYLNYCAAKSQELERINQTLERFIGRQEEAMDTDTNEEPSLSMLEM; the protein is encoded by the exons ATGTCAAGAGAAGAACTTGGGGAAGACCTGGAGACGATAAAGCGCCAGCAAGCAGAAACGCGTCTCAGACTTAGCTTAGCAAATAGACACATAAGTACATTATATTCACAG gTGCAAGATTTGGAGGTGCAATTCAAAACGGCTATTAAGCATAAAAAACACTCGGCAAGGTATAATCTACGGCAGAAGCTAGCTGTGATTATGGGCCTGAAAATTGTATATCTTAATTATTGTGCTGCCAAATCACAGGAACTAGAAAGGATTAACCAGACTCTTGAGCGCTTCATTGGCCGTCAGGAGGAGGCTatggacacagacacaaatgAGGAGCCTAGTCTTTCCATGCTCGAGATGTAA